The following are encoded in a window of Geobacter metallireducens GS-15 genomic DNA:
- the recF gene encoding DNA replication/repair protein RecF (All proteins in this family for which functions are known are DNA-binding proteins that assist the filamentation of RecA onto DNA for the initiation of recombination or recombinational repair.) yields the protein MFVTKIQISSFRNIAAAEIRFDRRFNVLHGANGQGKTSVLEAIYLLGTMKSFRLAKTPDLVSWNTPHALLRGWAERDGVGREIALYLGKEGRKARVDQKPVTRLADFFGNVNAVVFSPEEIAMARSGPDLRRRYLDRAIFSGDLGYLLLHHEYHRLLKQRNALLKRGSREGLDIWTGQLAEAGTRLMVKRMGYLAEIEPLVQRFYREIAGGEEEAGLAYRPHLTTPDLVSREGTDALLALFGAHEAEELRRGTTVVGPHRDDVDFVLNGRVIRTHGSQGQQRSFVLALKMAEIEYLERLNDAPPVLLLDDISSELDPQRNANLMTFLREKRMQVFITTTDVSTLRLAGIATHASFHVSRGTVTPL from the coding sequence ATGTTTGTGACGAAGATCCAGATCAGTTCCTTCCGGAACATCGCCGCGGCGGAGATCCGCTTCGACCGGCGCTTCAATGTCCTCCACGGCGCCAACGGCCAGGGGAAGACCTCGGTCCTGGAGGCCATCTATCTCCTGGGGACCATGAAGTCGTTTCGCCTCGCCAAGACCCCTGATCTTGTCAGCTGGAACACCCCCCATGCGCTCCTGCGGGGATGGGCCGAGCGGGACGGGGTCGGCAGGGAGATCGCCCTCTACCTGGGGAAGGAAGGCCGCAAAGCGAGGGTCGACCAGAAGCCGGTGACCCGGCTCGCCGATTTCTTCGGCAACGTGAACGCCGTGGTCTTCTCCCCCGAGGAGATCGCCATGGCCCGCAGCGGCCCGGACCTCCGGCGCCGCTACCTGGACCGGGCCATCTTCAGCGGAGATCTGGGGTACCTGCTCCTCCACCACGAGTACCACCGGCTCCTCAAGCAGCGCAACGCCCTGCTGAAGCGGGGAAGCCGGGAAGGGCTCGATATCTGGACCGGACAGCTGGCCGAAGCGGGTACCCGGCTCATGGTAAAGCGGATGGGATACCTGGCCGAGATAGAGCCGCTGGTGCAACGGTTCTACCGGGAGATTGCCGGGGGCGAGGAAGAGGCGGGGCTTGCCTATCGTCCCCACCTCACTACCCCCGACTTGGTGAGTCGGGAGGGAACGGACGCGCTTCTGGCTCTCTTCGGGGCCCATGAGGCGGAGGAACTCCGCCGGGGAACCACCGTGGTGGGCCCCCACCGGGACGACGTGGACTTCGTCCTGAACGGCCGGGTGATCCGCACTCACGGCTCCCAGGGGCAACAGCGCAGCTTCGTCCTGGCCCTTAAGATGGCGGAGATCGAGTACCTGGAGCGGCTCAACGACGCCCCGCCGGTGCTGCTCCTGGACGACATCTCGTCGGAGCTGGATCCGCAGCGCAACGCGAATCTCATGACCTTCCTCCGGGAAAAGCGGATGCAGGTTTTCATCACCACCACCGATGTTTCAACCCTCCGCCTGGCGGGGATTGCAACCCACGCGTCCTTCCACGTTTCACGTGGAACGGTGACGCCTTTATAG
- the gyrB gene encoding DNA topoisomerase (ATP-hydrolyzing) subunit B gives MADELNNDYGADKIKVLEGLEAVRKRPAMYIGSTASQGLHHLVYEIVDNSIDEALAGYCNEVNVTIHLDGSITVVDNGRGIPTEMHPTEGKPAAEVALTVLHAGGKFDNTSYKVSGGLHGVGVSVVNALSKKLELGIRRDGKVFQQSYAYGAPLTPLEIVGETKKRGTRITFLPDDTIFETTEFSFDILSQRLRELAFLNAGVRITISDEREEGKHHDFHYEGGIVSFVEYLNRNRTVLHPKPVYFRGERAGIDMEIAIQYNDSYDEKVFTFANNINTHEGGTHLVGFRAALTRSMNSYAAANELTKKEKVSISGEDLREGLTAVISVKIPQPQFEGQTKTKLGNSEVKGFVESLMNEQLAVFLEENPKIAKDIIGKSIEAARAREAARKARELTRRKSALDISSLPGKLADCQERDPALCELYLVEGDSAGGSAKQGRDRKFQAILPLKGKILNVEKARFDKMLSSQEIGTLITALGTSIGKEDFDVAKLRYHRIIVMTDADVDGSHILTLLLTFFFRQMPEVVERGHLYIAQPPLYKVKRGRKELYLRNEAAMQAYLLEEGTEDMVLFLENGEKTYTGKQIIPILKQLVEYRTILDKVVRKGINEELIRVFLRLGVKAGIEDMEQLVPYLANISRVYEGGDSSPLDDGRAIVRLGNLRIALDQHTLDIIGSYEYGLLAESFRKVREMFGDGRAVVSSEGKELFATAIGLDLLSFFMDSAKKGLSIQRYKGLGEMNPDQLWETTMEPTNRTLLQVKIEDAIEADTIFTILMGDQVEPRRDFIEKNALNVSNLDI, from the coding sequence ATGGCTGACGAACTGAACAACGATTACGGAGCGGACAAGATCAAGGTCCTTGAGGGGCTCGAAGCTGTTCGCAAGCGCCCCGCCATGTACATCGGCTCAACCGCGAGCCAGGGGCTCCACCATCTGGTCTACGAGATTGTCGATAACTCCATCGACGAGGCCCTGGCCGGCTACTGCAACGAGGTGAACGTCACCATCCACCTGGACGGCTCCATTACGGTGGTGGACAACGGCCGGGGTATTCCCACCGAGATGCATCCCACTGAAGGGAAACCGGCGGCGGAGGTGGCCCTTACGGTTCTCCATGCCGGCGGTAAGTTCGATAATACGTCATACAAGGTGTCCGGCGGTCTCCACGGGGTCGGCGTATCGGTCGTTAACGCCCTGTCGAAAAAGCTTGAACTGGGAATTCGCCGTGACGGGAAGGTGTTTCAGCAGTCCTATGCCTACGGAGCACCGCTGACTCCCCTGGAAATTGTGGGGGAGACCAAGAAACGGGGAACCAGAATCACTTTCCTCCCCGACGACACCATCTTCGAGACCACGGAATTTTCCTTCGATATTCTTTCCCAGCGGCTGCGGGAGCTGGCCTTCCTGAACGCCGGGGTGCGGATCACCATCTCCGACGAGCGGGAAGAGGGTAAACACCACGACTTTCACTACGAGGGGGGAATCGTCTCCTTCGTGGAGTACCTGAACCGGAACCGAACCGTGCTCCATCCGAAACCGGTCTACTTCCGGGGTGAGAGGGCGGGGATCGACATGGAGATCGCCATCCAGTACAACGACTCCTACGACGAGAAGGTTTTCACCTTTGCCAACAACATCAACACCCACGAGGGTGGTACCCACCTGGTGGGGTTCCGGGCGGCACTCACCCGCTCCATGAACTCCTACGCCGCGGCCAACGAGCTGACGAAGAAGGAGAAGGTCTCCATCTCCGGCGAGGATCTGCGGGAGGGGCTCACGGCGGTAATCTCAGTCAAGATTCCCCAGCCCCAGTTCGAGGGGCAGACCAAGACCAAGCTTGGGAACTCCGAGGTGAAGGGGTTCGTGGAATCCCTCATGAACGAGCAGCTGGCGGTCTTCCTGGAGGAGAACCCGAAGATCGCCAAGGACATCATCGGCAAATCCATCGAAGCGGCCCGGGCCAGGGAAGCGGCCCGAAAGGCCCGGGAGCTGACCCGGCGTAAAAGTGCCCTGGACATCTCCAGCCTCCCCGGCAAGCTGGCCGACTGCCAGGAGCGGGACCCGGCCCTCTGTGAGCTCTATCTCGTCGAGGGTGACTCCGCCGGCGGCTCCGCCAAACAGGGACGGGACCGGAAGTTCCAGGCGATCCTGCCGCTCAAGGGGAAGATCCTCAACGTGGAGAAAGCCCGGTTCGACAAGATGCTCTCCTCCCAGGAGATAGGCACCCTGATCACGGCCCTGGGTACCAGCATCGGCAAGGAAGACTTCGACGTGGCGAAGCTCCGCTACCACCGGATCATCGTCATGACCGACGCCGACGTGGACGGCTCCCACATCCTGACGCTGCTTCTCACCTTCTTCTTCCGGCAGATGCCGGAGGTGGTGGAGCGGGGGCACCTCTACATCGCCCAGCCGCCGCTCTACAAGGTGAAGCGGGGCCGCAAGGAGCTCTATCTCCGCAACGAGGCGGCCATGCAGGCTTACCTCCTGGAGGAGGGGACCGAGGATATGGTCCTCTTCCTGGAGAATGGCGAGAAGACCTACACCGGCAAGCAGATCATCCCGATTCTCAAGCAGCTGGTGGAGTACCGGACCATTCTGGACAAGGTGGTGCGCAAGGGGATCAATGAGGAGCTCATCCGGGTCTTTCTGCGGCTCGGGGTCAAGGCCGGCATCGAGGACATGGAGCAGCTGGTGCCGTACCTGGCGAACATCTCCCGGGTCTACGAGGGGGGTGATTCCAGCCCCCTGGACGACGGGCGGGCCATCGTGCGGCTCGGCAACCTCCGGATTGCCCTGGACCAGCACACTCTCGACATCATCGGATCCTACGAGTACGGGCTCCTGGCCGAAAGCTTCCGGAAGGTCAGGGAGATGTTCGGCGACGGCCGGGCCGTGGTCTCCAGCGAGGGGAAGGAGCTCTTCGCCACCGCCATCGGGCTCGACCTCCTCTCCTTCTTCATGGACTCCGCCAAGAAGGGGCTCTCCATCCAGCGCTATAAAGGTCTCGGCGAGATGAACCCGGACCAGCTCTGGGAGACGACCATGGAGCCCACCAACCGGACGCTCCTCCAGGTGAAGATCGAGGACGCCATCGAGGCCGACACCATCTTTACCATCCTCATGGGAGACCAGGTGGAGCCCCGCCGGGACTTCATCGAGAAGAACGCCCTGAACGTGTCGAACCTCGACATCTGA
- the gyrA gene encoding DNA gyrase subunit A — translation MLEQTLNKTAVNIEDEMKRSYMDYAMSVIIGRALPDVRDGLKPVHRRCLYAMYDMGNDYNKPYKKSARVVGDVIGKYHPHGDTAAYDTIVRMAQDFSLRYPLVDGQGNFGSVDGDSPAAMRYTEIRMEQLAHELLNDLEKETVDLGFNYDGSLTEPLVLPSKFPNLLVNGSSGIAVGMATNIPPHNLSEVIDGIIATIGNPHISFEELLALVPGPDFPTGGFIYGREGILQGYRTGRGIVQMRARASIETHKKTERQSIVVTEIPYQVNKANLITKIAELVREKKLEGISDIRDESDRDGMRIVIDLKRDENPQVILNHLYKQTQMQTSFGINMLAIVAGRPKVLTLQDAIGHFIDHRREIVTRRTIFDLKKAEARAHILEGYKIALDWLDAVIELIRGSKTPAEAREGLMSGLFSDEEWLQKMGLPLPAIHSQYQKPVRLTEVQAQEILNLRLHRLTGLERDKILQEYEDILKYIARLKEILASEAEILKIIVGELRELKEKFGDERRTEIVDRSAEISLEDTIVEEDVVVTVSHTGYIKRTAVSQYRSQRRGGKGKTGMKTKEEDFVEHLFVASSKDFMLFFTDAGKVYQIKVYEIPEGGRATRGKAIVNLLNLQENEQITAILSVKGFDDERNILMATRLGVVKKSPLREYANIRSGGIIAVNLDEEDKLIAVALTDGRQDVLLASRNGKSIRFHEEDARPMGRVSRGVRGMTLEDDDVVIGMEVINPSATGSTIFTVTENGFGKRTELDEYRVQSRGGKGIITIKTTERNGCVVDIMQVTDENDLMLITDQGKILRIPVAPFSVIGRNTQGVRLMTAEQNERIVAVAKLAEKDEGDEGPDSGDDLPEAEVVEE, via the coding sequence ATGCTTGAACAGACCCTGAACAAGACTGCCGTCAATATCGAAGACGAGATGAAACGCTCGTACATGGACTACGCCATGAGCGTCATCATCGGCCGGGCCCTCCCCGACGTGCGGGACGGCCTGAAGCCGGTGCACCGGCGTTGCCTCTACGCCATGTACGACATGGGGAACGATTACAACAAGCCCTACAAGAAGTCGGCCCGGGTGGTCGGTGACGTGATCGGTAAGTACCACCCCCACGGCGACACGGCGGCCTACGACACCATCGTCCGGATGGCCCAGGACTTCTCCCTCCGCTACCCCTTGGTGGATGGCCAGGGGAACTTCGGCTCCGTGGACGGCGACTCGCCTGCGGCCATGCGGTACACCGAAATCCGGATGGAGCAGCTGGCCCACGAGCTCCTGAACGATCTGGAGAAGGAGACTGTTGACCTGGGGTTCAACTACGACGGCTCCCTCACGGAGCCGCTGGTGCTCCCCTCCAAGTTCCCGAACCTCCTGGTGAACGGCTCTTCGGGGATCGCCGTCGGCATGGCCACCAACATCCCCCCCCATAACCTCTCGGAGGTCATCGACGGGATCATTGCCACCATCGGGAACCCGCACATAAGCTTCGAGGAGCTCCTGGCCCTGGTCCCCGGTCCCGATTTCCCCACCGGCGGGTTCATCTACGGCCGGGAGGGGATCCTCCAGGGGTACCGGACCGGCCGCGGCATCGTCCAGATGCGAGCCCGGGCCAGCATCGAAACCCACAAGAAGACCGAGCGCCAGTCCATTGTCGTCACCGAGATTCCCTACCAGGTGAACAAGGCGAACCTCATCACCAAGATCGCCGAGCTGGTGCGGGAGAAGAAGCTGGAGGGGATCAGCGACATCCGCGACGAGTCCGACCGGGACGGGATGCGGATCGTCATCGATCTCAAGAGGGACGAGAATCCCCAGGTGATCCTCAACCACCTCTACAAGCAGACCCAGATGCAGACCTCCTTCGGCATCAACATGCTCGCCATCGTGGCGGGACGGCCGAAGGTCCTGACGCTTCAGGACGCCATCGGCCACTTCATCGACCATCGCCGCGAGATCGTCACCCGGCGCACCATCTTCGATCTCAAGAAGGCCGAGGCCCGGGCCCACATATTGGAAGGCTACAAGATTGCTCTCGACTGGCTCGACGCGGTCATCGAGCTGATCCGGGGGTCAAAGACCCCGGCCGAGGCCCGGGAAGGGCTCATGTCAGGCCTCTTTTCCGACGAGGAGTGGCTCCAGAAGATGGGGCTCCCCCTGCCGGCCATCCACAGCCAGTACCAGAAACCGGTGCGCCTCACCGAGGTCCAGGCCCAGGAGATCCTCAACCTGCGGCTCCACCGCCTCACGGGTCTGGAGCGGGACAAGATCCTCCAGGAGTACGAGGACATCCTCAAGTACATCGCCCGTCTCAAGGAGATCCTCGCCTCCGAGGCGGAGATCCTCAAGATCATCGTGGGAGAGCTGCGGGAACTGAAGGAAAAGTTCGGCGACGAGCGCCGCACCGAGATCGTGGACCGGAGCGCCGAGATCTCCCTGGAGGACACCATCGTCGAGGAGGACGTGGTGGTCACCGTCTCCCACACCGGCTACATCAAGCGGACCGCCGTCTCCCAGTACCGTTCCCAGCGCCGGGGGGGGAAGGGGAAGACCGGCATGAAGACCAAGGAGGAGGATTTCGTCGAGCACCTCTTCGTCGCCTCCAGCAAGGACTTCATGCTCTTCTTCACCGACGCCGGCAAGGTCTACCAGATCAAGGTATACGAGATTCCCGAGGGGGGGCGCGCCACCCGTGGCAAGGCCATCGTCAACCTCCTGAACCTCCAAGAGAACGAGCAGATCACCGCCATCCTCTCGGTGAAGGGGTTCGACGACGAGCGAAACATTCTCATGGCGACCCGCCTCGGGGTCGTGAAGAAAAGCCCCCTGCGGGAGTACGCCAACATCCGGAGCGGCGGGATCATCGCCGTGAACCTGGACGAGGAGGACAAGCTCATTGCCGTGGCCCTCACCGACGGGCGGCAGGACGTACTCCTGGCATCCAGGAACGGCAAGTCGATCCGCTTCCACGAGGAGGACGCCCGTCCCATGGGGCGCGTGTCGCGCGGGGTGCGGGGAATGACCCTGGAGGACGACGACGTGGTGATCGGCATGGAAGTCATCAACCCGAGCGCCACCGGTTCAACCATCTTCACTGTCACCGAGAACGGCTTCGGCAAGCGGACCGAGCTGGACGAGTATCGGGTCCAGTCCCGGGGGGGCAAGGGGATCATCACCATCAAGACCACCGAGCGCAACGGCTGCGTCGTGGACATCATGCAGGTGACCGACGAGAACGACCTCATGCTCATCACCGACCAGGGGAAGATCCTCCGGATACCGGTGGCCCCCTTCTCGGTCATCGGCCGCAACACCCAGGGGGTCAGGCTCATGACCGCCGAACAGAACGAGCGGATCGTGGCCGTAGCCAAGCTGGCCGAAAAGGATGAGGGAGATGAGGGGCCCGACAGCGGCGATGACCTTCCCGAGGCGGAGGTTGTCGAGGAGTAG
- a CDS encoding HEAT repeat domain-containing protein has translation MKSNRSIDTSLRERHTILNLLEELTRETVTTDELTRIGTTLRAAGRRALSPLFRRLWREKNEAVISRYTTLLSFFEDDGWLEQLIQVALTRKDLEGPARSALIQALAGYGVDVSAPPFAQAVDGSGGSLRLAVPRLLDRGEEGLIVFMEEFAAYGLEAQKAIVRELCFVDDPRVVDLFGVLLAFDEPDTHREIIETLGRVRFPGAARLLRRYLAEAHEEHRSLAERSLRRLGFLGVDAGDGGAEPQLPFHATWASPPDAAGLSCLLVARWTASNRLDVLFMELHETDGMRDAWGWSGLTPDEYGDIVRENAVEETLVAVDPGYAADLIGDALERSHASGFYLPPEFYVRQRILSGLDVTPRPYVPSFGGMELAGADRPDVVAGSAGLLDDWFFDGWFFFDSRTRLLADELERFGDEPFAREDEAAVDRFLEQWCSQEVAPRLERIVRRLFLTADLMVRAGREEHPVAQTVACAVSLSRGIIPLHRHPFLRRWLLELIGMVREARAEGYQFPPTPWDDEDGEWD, from the coding sequence ATGAAAAGTAATCGCAGCATCGACACGAGCCTCCGGGAGCGCCACACGATCCTGAACCTCCTGGAGGAACTGACAAGAGAGACCGTCACCACCGACGAACTGACCAGGATCGGCACCACGCTAAGGGCGGCGGGACGCCGGGCCCTTTCTCCCCTCTTCCGGCGCCTCTGGCGGGAGAAGAACGAAGCGGTCATCTCCCGCTACACCACGCTCCTGAGCTTCTTCGAGGATGACGGGTGGCTGGAGCAGCTGATCCAGGTGGCCCTCACCCGGAAGGACTTGGAAGGACCGGCCCGGTCGGCCCTCATCCAGGCACTGGCCGGCTATGGGGTGGACGTGTCAGCCCCCCCCTTCGCCCAGGCCGTGGACGGGAGCGGAGGCTCCCTTCGGCTTGCGGTTCCCCGGCTCCTTGACCGGGGGGAGGAAGGGCTCATCGTTTTCATGGAGGAGTTCGCCGCTTACGGCCTGGAGGCCCAGAAGGCCATCGTCCGGGAGCTTTGCTTCGTGGACGACCCCCGGGTGGTGGACCTCTTCGGGGTCCTCCTGGCGTTTGACGAGCCGGATACCCACCGGGAGATCATTGAGACCCTGGGGAGGGTCAGGTTCCCCGGGGCTGCGCGTCTGCTTCGGCGTTATCTGGCCGAAGCGCACGAAGAGCACCGTTCCCTGGCCGAGCGGAGCCTGCGGAGGCTGGGGTTCCTGGGGGTCGACGCCGGCGACGGCGGGGCGGAACCGCAACTGCCGTTCCATGCCACGTGGGCGAGTCCCCCCGATGCAGCAGGACTCAGCTGCCTCCTGGTGGCACGCTGGACAGCGTCCAATCGTCTCGACGTTCTCTTCATGGAGCTCCACGAGACCGACGGGATGCGGGATGCCTGGGGATGGAGCGGCCTGACGCCGGACGAATACGGGGATATCGTGCGGGAAAACGCCGTGGAAGAGACCCTGGTGGCGGTGGACCCGGGCTACGCGGCCGATCTGATCGGGGATGCCTTGGAGCGGAGCCACGCGAGCGGCTTCTACCTCCCCCCCGAGTTCTACGTGCGGCAGCGGATCCTGTCGGGGCTCGACGTGACCCCGCGCCCCTACGTCCCCTCCTTCGGGGGGATGGAACTGGCCGGGGCAGACCGCCCTGATGTGGTGGCCGGGAGCGCCGGGCTCCTGGACGACTGGTTCTTTGACGGCTGGTTCTTCTTCGACAGCCGGACCCGGCTTCTGGCCGACGAGCTGGAGCGGTTCGGCGACGAACCCTTTGCCCGGGAGGACGAGGCGGCCGTGGACCGGTTCCTGGAGCAATGGTGCAGCCAGGAAGTGGCCCCCCGCTTGGAGCGGATCGTCCGGCGGCTCTTCCTCACGGCCGACCTCATGGTCCGCGCCGGCCGGGAGGAGCACCCGGTGGCCCAGACCGTGGCCTGCGCGGTGAGCCTCTCCCGGGGGATCATCCCCCTTCACCGGCACCCCTTCCTGCGGCGCTGGCTCCTGGAACTGATCGGCATGGTCCGGGAGGCCCGGGCCGAAGGGTACCAGTTCCCCCCCACCCCCTGGGACGACGAGGATGGGGAGTGGGATTAA